Proteins encoded by one window of Dryocola sp. LX212:
- the tssF gene encoding type VI secretion system baseplate subunit TssF produces MDDLTLRYYDAEMRYLLEAGEEFARAHPEQAAMLNLDKAGARDPYVERLFEGFAFLMGRLREKLDDDLPELTEGLVSLLWPHYLRTIPSMSVVEFTPDWREMKEQMRIVKGFEVNSRPIGDKGTRCRYTTTKEIMLQPLSLERASLMTDTDGRSVITLRFNCSQLADWSRIDLSHIPFYFNADAPLACAMHEAFTLKVARMWLRMSGDIDRRPLEGHFSALGFGDDDTLWPKGNSSFSGYQLLLEYFTFREKFMFTGLRGLETVVFPAELPWFEIDVVLAERWEHDFSFTEKHLRLNCVPVINLFPLESDPLTLNSLQTEYMLRPMRVQDGHTEIYAVDSVMSSSQHTYVPFSSFRHKGGMMRHEAPEYYYHTRVRRGPSGLHNTWLILGGEAFDNHTVPEDESLSLTLTGTNGQLPRRALQSTVLDTVMKTTSASIAVRNLCAPTLPCYPPAQDRFHWRVLSHLGSGFLSMMDNADVLRGTLALYEWTDSEMNRRRLEAIIDVKHSETERFEQGYLVRGVQIEVTLDSHGFAGRGDICLFGEMLSRFFALYTDIYLFNRLIIILQPTGERLEWEEKHNRRIPG; encoded by the coding sequence ATGGATGACTTAACCCTGCGTTATTACGACGCTGAAATGCGCTACCTGCTGGAAGCCGGCGAAGAATTCGCTCGCGCTCACCCCGAGCAGGCGGCAATGCTCAATCTCGATAAAGCGGGCGCTCGCGACCCGTACGTGGAGCGCCTGTTTGAAGGCTTTGCCTTCCTGATGGGACGCCTGCGCGAGAAGCTAGACGATGACCTGCCTGAACTGACGGAAGGGCTGGTCAGCCTGCTGTGGCCGCATTACCTGCGTACCATTCCGTCAATGTCGGTGGTGGAGTTCACCCCTGACTGGCGTGAGATGAAAGAGCAGATGCGCATCGTCAAAGGCTTCGAGGTGAACTCGCGGCCGATCGGCGATAAAGGCACGCGCTGCCGTTACACCACCACCAAAGAGATAATGCTTCAGCCGCTGTCGCTGGAGCGGGCCAGCCTGATGACCGATACCGATGGCCGTTCGGTTATCACGCTGCGGTTTAACTGCAGTCAGCTTGCCGACTGGAGCCGTATCGATTTAAGCCATATTCCGTTCTATTTCAATGCCGACGCACCGCTGGCGTGTGCGATGCACGAAGCTTTCACCCTGAAGGTGGCCCGGATGTGGCTGCGTATGTCCGGTGACATAGACAGAAGACCGCTGGAAGGGCATTTCAGCGCGCTGGGATTTGGTGATGACGATACGCTGTGGCCGAAGGGTAACAGCAGCTTTAGTGGCTACCAGCTGCTTCTGGAGTACTTCACCTTCCGTGAGAAATTCATGTTTACCGGCCTGCGTGGGCTGGAGACCGTAGTCTTTCCGGCTGAGCTCCCATGGTTCGAAATCGACGTGGTGCTGGCAGAGCGCTGGGAGCATGACTTCAGCTTTACCGAAAAGCATCTGCGCCTGAACTGTGTGCCGGTGATTAACCTGTTCCCGCTGGAATCTGACCCGCTGACGCTCAATTCTCTGCAAACCGAATACATGCTGCGTCCGATGCGCGTGCAGGACGGCCATACCGAAATTTACGCGGTGGATTCGGTGATGTCATCGAGCCAGCATACCTATGTGCCGTTCTCAAGCTTCCGCCACAAAGGCGGAATGATGCGCCATGAAGCGCCGGAATATTACTACCACACCCGCGTGCGCCGTGGCCCGTCCGGGCTGCACAACACCTGGCTTATCCTCGGGGGCGAAGCGTTTGATAACCACACGGTACCGGAAGACGAGAGCCTGTCGCTGACGCTTACCGGCACCAACGGCCAGCTGCCACGACGTGCACTACAGAGCACTGTACTCGATACGGTGATGAAAACCACCTCGGCCAGTATCGCCGTGCGCAACCTTTGTGCCCCGACGCTGCCCTGTTATCCGCCGGCGCAGGACCGTTTTCACTGGCGCGTATTGAGCCATCTCGGCAGCGGTTTTCTGTCGATGATGGATAATGCCGACGTGCTGCGCGGCACGCTGGCGCTGTACGAATGGACCGACAGTGAGATGAACCGCCGTCGCCTGGAGGCCATTATCGACGTGAAACACAGTGAGACTGAGCGCTTTGAACAGGGCTATCTGGTGCGCGGCGTGCAGATTGAAGTGACGCTTGATAGCCACGGTTTTGCCGGGCGCGGTGACATCTGCCTGTTCGGCGAGATGCTGAGCCGTTTCTTTGCCCTCTACACCGATATCTATCTGTTTAACCGCCTGATTATCATTCTGCAACCGACCGGAGAGCGCCTGGAATGGGAAGAGAAGCACAACCGCCGCATTCCCGGTTGA
- the tssJ gene encoding type VI secretion system lipoprotein TssJ: MLRISLTKTARWLLPVLAMSLTGCGVTQGVTDGTKSVYTAVFYKSIKVLHLDFTAREALNTDARESNSLSEPVVVRVYQLKDRKTFDKTVYQQLLKDGDTVLKADLLATRDVVVKPGGDANLDMPMEDDAQFVAVVGLFRHPNMVNNTWKQVIKRNDLDPDKPRILEAGNNHLTLQPMKDD; encoded by the coding sequence GTGTTACGTATAAGTTTAACTAAAACCGCACGCTGGCTGCTGCCGGTACTGGCTATGAGCCTGACGGGCTGTGGCGTGACGCAGGGTGTCACGGATGGCACAAAATCAGTCTATACCGCCGTGTTTTACAAAAGTATTAAGGTGCTGCATCTGGACTTTACGGCACGTGAAGCGCTGAACACCGATGCACGTGAAAGCAATTCGCTATCAGAGCCGGTGGTGGTGCGGGTTTACCAGCTGAAAGATCGTAAGACCTTTGATAAAACGGTCTATCAGCAGCTGCTTAAAGATGGTGACACCGTGTTGAAAGCTGATTTGTTGGCTACCCGCGATGTGGTGGTGAAACCGGGCGGGGATGCGAACCTCGATATGCCGATGGAAGATGACGCACAGTTTGTGGCGGTGGTGGGGTTGTTCCGCCATCCGAATATGGTCAACAACACCTGGAAGCAGGTTATCAAACGCAACGATTTAGATCCGGATAAGCCACGCATTCTCGAAGCCGGGAATAACCACCTGACGTTACAGCCGATGAAGGATGACTGA
- a CDS encoding VasL domain-containing protein has translation MYDQQSRPVRTGGDPRSVPEFLALRDEMSKLTHPARPDVDWHQVEKLSLSLFEINGVELQTCAWYTHARTQLARVSGMNEGLAILTALLGHQWAQFWPQPAHVRAEILNGLLQRLQKCFRTFSLTSADVPALELAEQRIQEVKDILRRHELEHVCRMNPLQQLIRSALSRLENSPRSEEAKADNMAPLPAFAMPEEAITPSSRLVYVLHKEPEVEVQVTEDVPTPPKRWPAFVAGMATALVLSAATVFGWQALHRPDEATQAMAASVAWVPEPMTPMQIEAFRGTENYRTHSGLWLARMTNQVNWITTLAPGWRLRYGQGLVAQAKALWPDDPATRILVQRWEHYQAGRTLPASELNGWHNGMMQLRALSAQLDALDRQKGKYLTGSELKTIVWRITNTFASAVPAEERLRQLVPAPGEKNAPQVNVEPAARHLDSLIHMLELLSANNVDLISGKPVPVTESPRD, from the coding sequence ATGTATGACCAACAATCCCGGCCGGTGAGAACCGGCGGCGATCCGCGTTCAGTGCCTGAGTTTCTGGCACTGCGCGATGAGATGAGTAAGCTGACGCATCCGGCACGCCCGGACGTCGACTGGCATCAGGTGGAAAAGCTGTCGCTCAGCCTGTTTGAAATCAACGGCGTGGAGCTGCAGACTTGCGCCTGGTATACCCATGCGCGCACCCAGCTGGCGCGGGTCAGCGGGATGAACGAGGGGCTGGCCATTCTGACAGCGCTGCTGGGTCATCAGTGGGCGCAGTTCTGGCCACAACCGGCTCATGTCCGGGCGGAGATACTCAATGGCCTGTTACAGCGGCTACAGAAGTGCTTTCGTACGTTTTCACTGACATCCGCAGATGTTCCGGCTCTGGAGCTGGCTGAACAGCGTATTCAGGAGGTTAAAGACATTCTCAGGCGCCATGAGCTGGAGCATGTCTGCCGGATGAATCCGCTGCAGCAGCTGATACGCAGTGCGTTAAGTCGTCTGGAGAACAGTCCTCGGTCGGAAGAGGCCAAAGCGGACAACATGGCGCCTCTTCCGGCATTCGCCATGCCGGAAGAGGCAATCACACCGTCCAGTCGTCTGGTGTATGTCCTTCACAAGGAGCCTGAGGTTGAGGTTCAGGTGACAGAGGACGTCCCGACACCGCCGAAGCGCTGGCCTGCGTTTGTAGCAGGAATGGCAACCGCCCTGGTACTTAGCGCTGCCACCGTATTTGGCTGGCAGGCTCTCCATCGTCCGGATGAGGCCACGCAGGCAATGGCGGCCTCGGTTGCCTGGGTACCTGAGCCGATGACCCCGATGCAGATTGAAGCCTTCCGTGGGACAGAGAATTACAGGACGCATTCCGGGCTGTGGCTGGCGCGCATGACGAATCAGGTCAACTGGATAACAACCCTTGCCCCGGGCTGGCGGCTTCGCTACGGTCAGGGACTGGTGGCGCAGGCGAAGGCGCTGTGGCCGGATGACCCGGCTACACGGATACTGGTACAGCGCTGGGAGCACTATCAGGCAGGCAGAACGCTACCCGCGAGCGAGCTGAACGGCTGGCATAACGGGATGATGCAGCTCCGGGCTTTGTCGGCACAGCTCGATGCGCTGGACAGGCAAAAAGGCAAATACCTGACGGGCAGCGAGCTGAAGACGATTGTCTGGCGTATTACGAATACATTTGCCAGCGCAGTCCCGGCTGAAGAGCGATTACGGCAATTGGTTCCTGCCCCCGGGGAGAAAAATGCTCCCCAGGTCAATGTTGAGCCGGCAGCACGGCACCTGGACTCGCTGATACATATGCTTGAGCTGCTGTCAGCAAATAATGTCGATCTCATATCGGGAAAACCAGTGCCAGTAACTGAATCGCCACGGGATTAA
- the tssG gene encoding type VI secretion system baseplate subunit TssG, whose protein sequence is MGREAQPPHSRLTTRLEAELNRINFYRFCQLLEKQNPDKPLLGSTSHPADDPVRFAPHPGMGFPVSELKAVEYSEDDDSKPPVIRTTFMGMYGVDSPLPTAYLDDITQRQEGHEALQGFLDIFSHRILTQFYRIWRKYSYPATFEPGGTDNISQALLGLVGLGIPGTAEHIATPVSRFLSLLGVLQQPGKTQEGMQALVSLLAPDTTVLVSPYCLRPVEVSQPLGFYGDDDFLLDGNTPLGEEAMDANSQLLIALSTDNELESQGWKPDGLLYQDFLVMLRVYLGWRFKAKITLTTDTRLLAVPPLGEGTFWLGMNGVLGAEDEDLPDDIPQTFTTELGYYTGLQPAIPQQGNRRVTYKFN, encoded by the coding sequence ATGGGAAGAGAAGCACAACCGCCGCATTCCCGGTTGACCACGCGACTGGAAGCCGAGCTTAACCGGATAAATTTCTATCGCTTCTGCCAGCTGCTGGAGAAGCAGAATCCGGATAAACCGCTGCTGGGCTCAACCAGCCACCCCGCGGATGATCCGGTACGCTTTGCCCCGCATCCGGGGATGGGTTTTCCGGTCAGCGAGCTGAAGGCCGTCGAATACAGCGAAGATGATGACAGCAAACCGCCGGTCATACGCACGACCTTCATGGGTATGTATGGCGTCGACTCCCCGCTGCCGACTGCGTATCTCGATGACATCACCCAGCGCCAGGAAGGGCACGAGGCGCTGCAGGGTTTTCTGGACATTTTCAGCCACCGTATCCTGACGCAGTTTTACCGCATCTGGCGCAAATACTCTTACCCGGCCACCTTCGAGCCGGGAGGAACCGATAACATCTCTCAGGCGCTGCTGGGTCTGGTGGGGCTGGGTATTCCCGGCACCGCAGAGCATATCGCCACCCCGGTATCACGTTTTCTGTCGCTGCTTGGCGTGCTGCAGCAGCCCGGTAAAACCCAGGAAGGGATGCAGGCACTGGTGAGTTTACTGGCACCCGATACCACAGTGCTGGTCAGTCCGTACTGCCTGCGCCCGGTGGAGGTCAGTCAGCCGCTGGGCTTTTACGGTGATGATGATTTTCTGCTGGACGGCAACACGCCGCTGGGTGAAGAAGCTATGGATGCTAACAGTCAGTTGCTGATTGCCCTTTCTACTGACAACGAGCTGGAGTCCCAGGGCTGGAAGCCGGATGGCCTGCTGTATCAGGATTTTCTGGTCATGCTGCGGGTCTATCTGGGCTGGCGCTTTAAGGCAAAAATCACCCTGACCACCGATACCCGTCTGCTGGCGGTCCCGCCGCTGGGCGAGGGGACTTTCTGGCTCGGCATGAACGGCGTGCTGGGCGCGGAAGACGAAGACCTCCCGGACGATATCCCGCAGACCTTTACGACGGAGCTGGGCTATTACACCGGGCTGCAGCCCGCAATACCACAACAAGGAAACCGACGTGTTACGTATAAGTTTAACTAA
- a CDS encoding fimbrial protein has product MKRLLRIFPMLLLLSASCLIMSGTAAAGQLCPPTMNDAVINFQNYSITDYPTLPPGSMLSGAILGQENRSFYNCPEGTGPVTMRFVANKGLTVAGVSGVTPNGVGSPAAVYNVPDIHGVGFAVGVRETTHCAGDPVHYIAFGDEDVPICSTNDPSQMATQFFVVFYKTAQDIDYEQPNSGQINAGTLILEDSNGNVISEAGVTVNVAATDLKVHKASCFVSENDITVDMGQTSVSELNQGSDGAKHTFTIPLTCEANQTSTIKIGFYGPSEKDAANNDVLTLSQQEGSATGVGIRINYGDNYGAAQGNVVALNSTNVSVFPDSANQTQLSLHYDAQYVKTGTQATAGQADSLATFSLIYN; this is encoded by the coding sequence GTGAAACGACTGTTGCGAATTTTTCCGATGCTGCTGTTACTGAGTGCCAGCTGCCTGATTATGTCAGGCACAGCAGCAGCAGGACAACTTTGCCCGCCAACCATGAATGATGCGGTGATCAATTTTCAAAATTATTCCATTACCGACTACCCCACGTTACCGCCTGGTTCCATGCTCTCTGGGGCCATTCTTGGGCAGGAAAATCGTTCATTTTACAACTGCCCTGAGGGAACCGGCCCGGTAACGATGCGCTTTGTAGCCAATAAAGGTCTGACCGTTGCAGGGGTCAGTGGCGTGACGCCTAACGGCGTCGGATCGCCTGCTGCGGTGTATAACGTTCCAGATATTCATGGGGTGGGATTTGCCGTCGGAGTAAGGGAAACCACCCACTGTGCTGGCGATCCGGTACATTACATTGCGTTCGGTGATGAAGATGTTCCGATATGTAGCACCAATGATCCCTCGCAAATGGCAACGCAATTTTTTGTCGTTTTCTATAAAACGGCGCAGGACATTGATTATGAGCAGCCAAATAGCGGCCAGATAAACGCGGGAACACTTATCCTCGAAGACAGCAACGGCAACGTGATTTCTGAAGCAGGTGTCACCGTGAATGTAGCCGCTACTGACCTGAAAGTGCACAAGGCCAGCTGCTTTGTGTCTGAGAATGATATTACCGTCGATATGGGGCAAACCAGCGTCAGCGAACTCAATCAAGGCTCCGATGGTGCAAAGCACACTTTTACGATCCCACTGACCTGTGAGGCGAATCAAACAAGTACCATAAAAATTGGTTTTTATGGTCCCAGTGAAAAAGATGCGGCTAATAATGATGTTCTGACACTGAGCCAGCAGGAAGGATCGGCCACCGGCGTCGGGATCCGAATCAACTATGGTGATAACTATGGTGCGGCGCAAGGAAATGTAGTTGCCCTAAACAGCACCAATGTTTCCGTTTTTCCTGACAGTGCAAATCAGACTCAACTGAGCCTGCACTACGATGCGCAATATGTCAAAACGGGTACACAGGCCACCGCCGGGCAAGCAGATAGCCTCGCAACGTTTAGTCTGATTTATAACTAG
- a CDS encoding fimbria/pilus outer membrane usher protein: MSFVFFFCTLSIFCLPRSVFADDYFDPAALEITGDQQKASDLSYFSERGGQSPGTYRATVFVNQQQVEIRKFEFISNNEQLLPVLNVKYLQSLGVNTAAFASFDSLKEGDSFTDLGKYIPDATSKFDFATQHLYFSIPQAAMVQKSQGYVPPEKWDEGIPAAFVDYTLSGSTTSMDNLHDNNSYLNLRSGVNIGAWRLRNYSSVAFDDKTHWQTQGTSLQRDVRSLKSELTLGESYTSGEIFDSFQFTGVKLESDDNMLPDSQRGFAPTIRGVAHSNAQITVRQHGYVIYETYVAPGAFVINDLFPTAQSGDLEVTIRESNGSERKFTQPYSAVSFMLRQGRFKFSTSVGQYKAAEEDESEPNFVQASAFYGLPWSLTLYGGAQFSDQYQTVAVGVGRDFGEIGALGVDTTVAKTDLGNDGNYTGQAVRAQYQKDFSTTGTSLNMSEYYYSTHRFYTFTEANSYRSPDSHINNRRNRVEMSLTQDFGVWGNISGSFYRQQYWDTASIDQTVHLGYYNSYRGISWSLGYYVTRAYEDDSDNERSVNLTLSIPLNKWLPGGSVSYSLNNDLDNHTTQQVSLYGTALANNKLSYNVQQGFDNQNNGANSNVSLDYRSGYGDVTLGYSHDRDSDRLNYGASGGIVATQYGVTLSQTLGDTIGLVRAEGTSGVEVEGTSNVHTDGRGYAVMPTLSSYHKNTLSLDTETLGDDVDLEQNSQVVVPTSGAVVLANYKTHVGARVLLTLNYDGHPVPFGTQAYVVGDEEAKSSAGIAGEGGQVYLSGVPLTGTVHAQWLQNSQTIQCSTPLTLPIPTSGNPVRILTAECH, encoded by the coding sequence ATGAGTTTTGTCTTCTTTTTTTGTACCTTGTCTATATTCTGCTTACCCCGATCGGTGTTCGCGGATGATTATTTTGATCCTGCGGCGCTTGAAATTACAGGGGATCAGCAAAAAGCCAGCGATCTCAGCTATTTTTCAGAACGAGGTGGCCAGAGTCCAGGAACCTATCGGGCGACTGTTTTTGTCAATCAGCAACAAGTTGAGATTCGAAAATTCGAATTTATCAGCAATAACGAGCAGCTGCTTCCTGTACTGAATGTGAAATACCTGCAGTCTTTGGGCGTGAATACTGCAGCGTTTGCTTCTTTTGATTCATTAAAGGAAGGCGATTCTTTTACCGATTTGGGGAAGTATATCCCAGACGCAACAAGCAAATTCGACTTTGCTACTCAACACCTCTATTTCAGCATCCCTCAGGCAGCAATGGTGCAAAAAAGCCAGGGATACGTTCCACCTGAAAAATGGGATGAAGGGATACCGGCTGCATTTGTCGATTACACGTTAAGTGGTTCAACAACCAGCATGGATAATCTTCATGACAATAATAGCTACCTTAACTTGCGCAGCGGAGTGAATATTGGTGCATGGCGCTTGCGTAACTATTCCTCGGTGGCATTTGATGATAAAACTCACTGGCAAACTCAAGGCACCTCACTTCAGCGAGATGTTAGATCATTGAAAAGCGAATTAACGCTCGGTGAGTCCTATACCTCTGGCGAGATCTTCGACAGTTTCCAGTTCACCGGCGTCAAGCTGGAGTCTGATGATAATATGCTGCCGGATAGCCAACGTGGTTTTGCTCCAACCATCCGTGGCGTTGCCCACAGTAATGCGCAAATAACCGTACGCCAGCACGGTTATGTTATTTATGAAACATATGTGGCACCCGGCGCCTTCGTTATTAACGATCTCTTTCCCACCGCACAAAGTGGCGATCTTGAAGTCACGATCCGCGAGAGTAATGGCTCAGAGCGTAAATTCACACAACCCTACTCTGCGGTATCTTTCATGCTGCGCCAGGGCCGTTTTAAATTTAGTACCAGCGTCGGTCAATATAAAGCCGCTGAAGAAGACGAAAGTGAACCTAATTTTGTTCAGGCGTCTGCATTCTATGGCCTTCCCTGGAGTCTGACTCTGTACGGCGGTGCGCAATTCTCAGATCAGTACCAGACTGTGGCTGTCGGAGTGGGACGAGATTTCGGCGAAATAGGTGCGTTGGGCGTTGATACCACCGTTGCGAAAACCGATCTTGGTAACGACGGTAATTACACCGGACAGGCCGTTCGCGCCCAATACCAGAAGGATTTCTCAACAACCGGCACTTCACTTAATATGTCGGAATATTATTACTCAACCCATCGCTTTTATACTTTTACTGAAGCCAATAGCTACCGTTCTCCTGACTCGCACATTAATAATCGTCGTAACCGCGTAGAAATGAGTCTGACTCAAGATTTTGGTGTATGGGGCAATATCAGTGGTTCATTTTATCGTCAGCAATATTGGGATACCGCATCCATCGATCAGACTGTACATTTGGGGTATTACAATAGCTACAGAGGAATCTCATGGAGCCTTGGTTACTATGTGACTCGCGCCTATGAAGACGATAGTGACAACGAACGCTCAGTTAACTTGACGCTGAGCATACCGCTGAATAAATGGCTGCCGGGCGGTTCGGTGAGCTACAGCCTGAACAACGATCTCGACAATCACACGACTCAGCAGGTTTCGCTGTACGGTACTGCGCTCGCAAATAATAAGCTCAGCTATAACGTTCAACAGGGCTTTGATAACCAGAATAATGGCGCGAACAGTAATGTATCTCTCGATTATCGCAGTGGATACGGTGACGTCACTCTGGGATACAGCCACGATCGTGACAGCGATCGCCTGAACTATGGCGCTTCAGGCGGCATTGTGGCGACGCAATATGGTGTTACGTTGAGTCAAACCCTGGGGGATACGATCGGCCTGGTACGCGCTGAAGGAACTTCTGGTGTTGAAGTGGAGGGCACGTCGAATGTCCATACTGATGGCCGGGGCTATGCCGTCATGCCAACGCTTTCTTCTTATCATAAAAATACGCTCTCGCTGGATACTGAAACGCTGGGCGATGATGTGGATTTGGAACAGAACAGCCAAGTTGTGGTGCCGACGAGCGGTGCCGTTGTGCTGGCAAATTACAAAACGCATGTTGGTGCCCGGGTGTTATTAACGCTCAATTATGATGGTCACCCGGTTCCCTTCGGTACACAGGCCTATGTGGTGGGTGACGAGGAGGCTAAATCGAGCGCAGGCATCGCGGGCGAAGGGGGACAGGTTTACCTTAGCGGTGTTCCGCTAACGGGAACAGTGCACGCTCAGTGGCTACAAAACAGCCAGACCATTCAATGTTCGACTCCACTGACATTACCGATTCCGACATCAGGCAACCCTGTGCGGATCCTTACGGCTGAATGCCACTAA
- the tssE gene encoding type VI secretion system baseplate subunit TssE encodes MPEGHNTPSLYEMLSGHFSGGLSLNQVSEQNQVILSVLDNMQRILNCRAGTLAHLPDYGLPDMTKILQGMPGTAHELMGTLSAVLLKYEPRLKSIDVILLDQNIPGELRYAIDAELKGVGLVRYGTEFMPEGRVLIRHLKQQQYLDAQTRL; translated from the coding sequence ATGCCAGAAGGACATAACACGCCCTCGCTGTATGAAATGCTGAGCGGTCATTTTTCCGGTGGCCTGAGCCTCAATCAGGTCAGCGAGCAGAACCAGGTGATTTTATCCGTCCTCGATAATATGCAGCGCATCCTCAACTGCCGCGCCGGTACGCTGGCGCACCTGCCTGACTATGGCCTGCCGGATATGACTAAAATCCTGCAGGGAATGCCGGGAACGGCCCATGAACTGATGGGCACCTTATCAGCCGTATTACTCAAATACGAACCGCGACTGAAAAGCATCGATGTCATCCTCCTCGACCAGAACATTCCCGGTGAACTTCGCTATGCCATCGATGCTGAGCTCAAAGGGGTCGGCCTGGTGCGCTACGGCACCGAATTTATGCCTGAGGGGCGGGTGCTGATACGCCACCTTAAACAGCAGCAGTATCTTGACGCTCAAACCCGCCTCTAA